In a genomic window of Vulpes vulpes isolate BD-2025 chromosome 6, VulVul3, whole genome shotgun sequence:
- the LOC112927490 gene encoding uncharacterized protein — MTCEPAVRAVLGSLLLYVTELQARPPEPAPAMRAEGTRSRVGCPSETQNTQRRPTCFQLLQARFMGTGREPRLKKTQEVGRLIFKDKQGPSRSLVTTTINKLLEKAREGASCPTRDRETLHSQKPRQSSPTRKGTVKNILKIFLAAEQKNVHEEPNAAKGPPPTPAPKRGSVLSRLREKFEQSGCLCSEAGVLPLRKDGRKKKNLQKRRLHRPETRVLCTATMTSTCIRTPLARFLACTAEPRLALNIATVVCRPRSWLSHCAKIRHSDRGRVPEGSKTAGQGQPAGGAPADRLHMALLGGEPAPCPVSPRGREPMVPLLQPACSGQAGAVGGCRMGEPPAGDATQYTWEPGEAGAGAGTAPEVALMVCSSEDETEGVTLGSEGDPLFAVQETFPEQKTVGHIPPLLAPAVQALWRTQSAMEPPQVTVMRPVVYKMPPSPATLPKTMQPPQVTTTRPDTCKVQPPPATLPKTMQPPQVTTTRPDMCKVQPPPATLPKTMQPPQVTTTRPDTCKVQPPPATLPKSTEPPQVTTTRPDTCKVQPPPATLPKSTEPPQVTTTRPDTCKVQPPPATLPKTMQPPQVTAMRPDTCKVQPPPATLPKTTEPPQVTIPSARGATSVGQDLLTAAPQKCPTQGKETTHSFGAPKELQHPEGMAGEAMSELACEKHQLPMSHDKLIHGGDAPWHHPTASENQRSGDSPLAPGHEQGLPPDRGRPAGISALLEAPLSDRTRSDSPTSMDKKVLCGRELRGPPLRDSARPGPQAAGSTGPSLGGYRPASFGKCLKPSTEIPRLVVATGAMESHGTPVPGNTVNAVNSEAREQNPVHQGESLAAGALAQDTSQPHSSAPAGSWRHLLGAAESGACGGSGHHQAETPESPAAVPLEAAGTPHKNVVTEGEASIVAGGRGAAAAHRSPWGADMTPGPGWAHPTPQSRGAVGSPPLPPENQQAQEDKRIMPKIQVLPRAGAPCRPPSPQAAAEGQRAGRAPPKCPNVQAQPLPTSIPRAGVWEGAKVGDRRRPWSGLGMLEDGAMGPTRLDGAPKEGAALWGQKAGSHAAEEGQMWPWRVEGGRGTKVGARGVETGPHHTEKGPEHAREQQAQRAEHLPGGPGAQAGENQAPPPPESLGHPALAQASRMSPHIWAGPLHNSSEAVAVADVSGRSQGAPSASQGGPGAPHEVGRNQRSSSPKPVLGFTVPAPRPGGCQMPRAPTEEGSPHTMEAEKGALAHEHRTRLARFAKYRAQSFGDQRSFDLSFRPTTIRASDTFELPK, encoded by the coding sequence ATGACGTGTGAGCCGGCTGTCCGTGCTGTCCTCGGCAGTCTTCTGCTCTATGTCACCGAGCTCCAGGCCAGGCCACCAGAGCCTGCTCCTGCCATGAGGGCAGAGGGCACAAGGAGCAGGGTGGGCTGCCCCTCTGAGACCCAGAACACCCAGCGGCGGCCTACATGCTTCCAGCTCCTGCAGGCCAGGTTCATGGGCACTGGCCGCGAGCCCCGTCTCAAGAAGACCCAGGAGGTGGGCAGGCTGATTTTCAAGGACAAGCAGGGGCCCAGCAGGAGCCTGGTGACCACCACCATCAACAAACTCCTGGAGAAGGCACGGGAGGGTGCCAGCTGCCCCACGCGGGACCGGGAGACGCTCCACAGCCAGAAGCCGCGGCAAAGCTCCCCCACCAGGAAGGGCACCGTGAAAAACATCCTGAAGATATTCTTGGCCGCAGAGCAGAAGAATGTACATGAGGAGCCCAATGCTGCCAAGGGGCCCCCACCAACACCGGCCCCCAAGAGGGGCTCTGTCCTGTCCAGGCTGCGGGAGAAGTTTGAGCAGAGTGGCTGTCTCTGTTCCGAGGCTGGCGTGCTGCCACTCCGCAAGgatgggagaaagaagaaaaacctgcAGAAGAGGAGGCTGCACCGGCCCGAAACCCGCGTGCTCTGCACGGCCACCATGACTAGCACCTGTATCCGCACACCGCTAGCCCGCTTCCTGGCCTGCACTGCTGAGCCCAGGCTGGCCTTGAACATCGCCACCGTTGTCTGTCGCCCCAGAAGCTGGCTGTCCCACTGTGCCAAAATCCGCCACTCTGATCGGGGGCGTGTGCCCGAGGGGAGTAAGACAGCAGGACAGGGACAGCCAGCTGGAGGTGCTCCCGCAGACAGACTGCACATGGCACTCCTGGGTGGGGAGCCAGCCCCCTGTCCTGTCTCCCCCAGGGGCCGTGAGCCCATGGTACCCCTCCTCCAACCAGCCTGCTCAGGGCAAGCCGGAGCAGTGGGAGGGTGCAGGATGGGGGAACCCCCGGCAGGGGATGCCACACAGTACACCTGGGAGCCTGGGGAAGCCGGGGCAGGAGCTGGCACGGCCCCTGAGGTTGCCTTGATGGTTTGCAGTTCTGAGGATGAAACAGAAGGAGTGACTCTAGGCTCTGAGGGAGACCCTCTGTTCGCGGTCCAGGAGACTTTCCCAGAACAGAAGACTGTGGGACATATCCCACCACTTCTGGCGCCCGCGGTCCAGGCCCTGTGGCGGACACAGTCAGCCATGGAACCTCCCCAGGTAACCGTCATGCGGCCTGTTGTGTACAAGATGCCACCTTCTCCTGCCACGCTGCCCAAGACCATGCAGCCTCCCCAGGTAACCACCACGCGGCCGGACACATGCAAAGTGCAACCACCTCCTGCCACGCTGCCCAAGACCATGCAGCCTCCCCAGGTAACCACCACGCGGCCGGACATGTGCAAAGTGCAACCACCTCCTGCCACGCTGCCCAAGACCATGCAGCCTCCCCAGGTAACCACCACGCGGCCGGACACGTGCAAAGTGCAACCACCTCCTGCCACGCTGCCCAAGTCCACGGAGCCTCCCCAGGTAACCACCACGCGGCCGGACACGTGCAAAGTGCAACCACCTCCTGCCACGCTGCCCAAGTCCACGGAGCCTCCCCAGGTAACCACCACGCGGCCGGACACGTGCAAAGTGCAACCACCTCCTGCCACGCTGCCCAAGACCATGCAGCCTCCCCAGGTAACCGCCATGCGGCCGGACACGTGCAAAGTGCAACCACCTCCTGCCACGCTGCCCAAGACCACGGAGCCTCCCCAGGTAACCATTCCATCTGCAAGGGGCGCCACCAGTGTGGGGCAGGACCTCCTCACGGCAGCTCCACAGAAATGTCCCACCCAGGGAAAGGAGACCACGCATAGCTTTGGGGCTCCCAAGGAGCTCCAGCATCCTGAGGGTATGGCAGGAGAGGCCATGTCTGAGCTAGCCTGTGAGAAGCATCAGCTGCCAATGTCACATGACAAGCTGATCCATGGAGGGGATGCCCCATGGCATCATCCCACAGCCTCAGAGAATCAACGGAGTGGGGACAGCCCCTTGGCTCCGGGCCATGAGCAAGGGCTGCCTCCCGACAGGGGACGCCCAGCGGGCATCTCGGCACTGCTAGAGGCCCCCCTCAGTGACAGGACCAGGTCTGACAGTCCAACCTCCATGGACAAGAAGGTCCTGTGTGGGCGAGAGCTCAGGGGACCACCTCTAAGGGACTCTGCCCGGCCTGGCccgcaggcagcagggagcaccGGCCCCAGCCTTGGTGGCTACAGACCTGCCTCCTTTGGCAAATGTCTGAAACCAAGTACTGAAATCCCCAGGCTGGTGGTGGCCACTGGGGCCATGGAGAGTCATGGCACACCAGTGCCGGGTAACACCGTGAATGCAGTAAACAGTGAGGCCAGAGAGCAGAACCCTGTGCACCAAGGAGAGAGCCTGGCAGCAGGAGCTCTGGCCCAGGACACCAGCCAGCCACACAGCTCAGCCCCAGCCGGGTCCTGGAGGCACCTGCTTGGAGCAGCTGAGAGTGGTGCCTGTGGAGGCTCAGGGCATCACCAGGCTGAGACCCCCGAGTCCCCGGCTGCTGTTCCACTGGAGGCGGCGGGTACCCCGCATAAGAATGTCGTGACCGAGGGTGAAGCTAGCATagtggcaggaggcagaggggccgCAGCTGCTCACAGGAGCCCCTGGGGGGCTGACAtgaccccaggcccaggctgggcTCACCCCACACCCCAGAGCAGGGGTGCAGTGGGGTCTCCACCTTTGCCTCCCGAGAACCAACAGGCCCAGGAAGACAAGCGCATCATGCCCAAAATCCAGGTTCTTCCCCgggctggggctccctgcaggcctcCATCACCCCAGGCAGCAGCTGAAGGGCAGCGGGCAGGCAGGGCACCTCCAAAGTGCCCCAACGTCCAGGCACAGCCCCTGCCCACGTCCATCCCGAGGGCTGGTGTCTGGGAGGGAGCCAAGGTCGGGGACAGGCGTCGGCCGTGGTCAGGCCTAGGGATGCTGGAGGATGGGGCCATGGGGCCCACAAGGCTAGACGGTGCTCCCAAGGAGGGGGCAGCTCTGTGGGGCCAGAAGGCTGGGTCACATGCTGCAGAAGAGGGTCAGATGTGGCCCTGGAGGGTCGAAGGGGGCAGGGGCACTAAGGTGGGGGCCAGGGGGGTGGAGACTGGTCCCCATCACACTGAGAAGGGCCCAGAACATGCACGGGAACAGCAGGCACAGCGTGCAGAACACCTTCCGGGGGGACCTGGTGCCCAGGCTGGAGAGAACCAAGCACCTCCCCCTCCAGAGAGTCTGGGGCACCCGGCACTGGCACAGGCCAGCAGGATGTCACCCCACATCTGGGCGGGCCCACTCCACAACTCATCAGAGGCTGTGGCTGTGGCAGATGTGAGCGGGAGGTCCCAGGGAGCCCCCAGCGCCAGCCAAGGGGGGCCTGGAGCCCCACACGAGGTGGGCAGGAACCAGCGGTCCTCCAGCCCCAAGCCAGTGCTTGGCTTCACGGTGCCTGCACCCAGGCCTGGGGGCTGCCAGATGCCCCGTGCCCCAACCGAGGAGGGGTCCCCACACACCATGGAGGCAGAGAAAGGTGCACTGGCACATGAACACCGCACAAGGTTGGCGCGCTTTGCAAAGTACAGAGCCCAAAGCTTCGGCGACCAGAGGTCCTTCGATTTGTCCTTCAGGCCAACGACAATCAGGGCCAGTGACACTTTTGAACTTCCAAAGTGA
- the ADPRHL1 gene encoding inactive ADP-ribosyltransferase ARH2 encodes MEKFKAAMLLGAVGDALGHRNARRDSGAPGRKAREELQTGGDLDHPSPEKWWVSDNTIMHLTTAGALTTDYWCLDDLYREMVKRYVEVLEKLPEHWADPATLEGCSQLKPDNYLLAWHTPFNEKGSGFGAATKAMCIGMRYWKPERLETLVEVSIECGRMTHNHPTGFLGSLCTALFASYAAQGKPLEQWGRDMMRTVPLAEEYCKKTIRHLSEYQEHWFYFEAKWQFYLEERKLSEDTGSKAIFPDHYDAEERDKAYRKWSSEGRGGRRGHDAPMIAYDALLGAGDDWTELCHRAMCHGGESGATGTIAGCLFGLLHGLDTVPAGLYQDLEHKEELVQLGEALYRLSTEEK; translated from the exons ATGGAGAAGTTCAAGGCGGCCATGCTGCTGGGGGCCGTGGGGGACGCTCTGGGGCACAGAAACGCCCGCAGGGACAGCGGTGCCCCTGGCAGGAAGGCCAGGGAGGAGCTGCAGACAGGCGGGGACCTGGACCACCCGTCCCCAGAGAAGTGGTGGGTGAGTGACAACACCATCATGCACCTGACGACAGCCGGGGCCCTGACCACAG ACTACTGGTGCCTGGATGACCTGTACCGGGAGATGGTGAAGCGCTATGTGGAAGTCCTTGAGAAGCTTCCAGAACATTGGGCTGATCCAGCTACCCTGGAAGGCTGCTCCCAGCTGAAGCCAGACAACTACCTCCTTGCCTGGCATACACCTTTCAATGAGAAGG GCTCAGGATTCGGAGCTGCCACCAAAGCCATGTGCATCGGCATGCGGTACTGGAAGCCAGAGCGTCTGGAGACCCTAGTGGAAGTGAGCATCGAGTGCGGCAGGATGACCCACAACCACCCCACAG GCTTTCTCGGGTCCCTGTGCACGGCCCTGTTTGCATCTTATGCTGCGCAGGGCAAGCCACTGGAGCAGTGGGGCAGAGACATGATGCGGACAGTCCCGCTGGCTGAGGAATACTGTAAAAAGACCATCCGGCACCTGTCAG AATACCAGGAGCACTGGTTCTACTTTGAAGCTAAGTGGCAGTTTTACTTGGAAGAGAGGAAACTCAGTGAAGACACGGGAAGTAAAGCCATCTTCCCTGACCACTATGAcgcagaggagagggacaag GCTTACAGGAAATGGAGTTCGGAAGGCCGAGGGGGCCGGCGGGGCCATGACGCTCCTATGATTGCCTATGATGCTCTCCTTGGAGCCGGGGATGACTGGACGGAGCTCTGCCACCGGGCCATGTGTCATGGAG GTGAGAGCGGGGCCACAGGGACGATCGCGGGCTGCCTGTTCGGGCTGCTGCACGGCCTGGACACTGTCCCCGCGGGCCTGTACCAGGACCTGGAGCACAAGGAGGAGCTGGTGCAGCTGGGCGAAGCTCTATACCGCCTGTCCACGGAGGAGAAGTAA